One part of the Augochlora pura isolate Apur16 chromosome 3, APUR_v2.2.1, whole genome shotgun sequence genome encodes these proteins:
- the LOC144478746 gene encoding 116 kDa U5 small nuclear ribonucleoprotein component — translation MDADLYDEFGNYIGPDLASDSEDENEYGNAGDDADDRERSDEEMEEDKDESREQNDQGNSMAVVLHEDKRYYPSALEVYGPEVETLVQEEDAQPLDKPLIAPTRKPKFQIKQQQLPETTYSIEFLADMMDAPHLIRNVVLLGHLHHGKTTLVDCLVRQTHPYLHSVTDEKPLRYTDTLFTEQQRGVSTKAAPVTLLLQDVKSKSYLLNIFDTPGHVNFSDEATAAIRLSDGAILIVDAAEGVMLNTERLLKHALQEKLALTVCINKIDRLILELKLPPLDAYYKLRHIIEEINGLIALYSDNENPSFVSPAIGNVCFASSEYNVCFTLKSFAALYAKTHPGLNSNEFAKRLWGDIYFNSKTRKFTKKPPHNTAQRSFIEFILEPLYKIFAQVVGDVDTTLPDVLDELGIRLTSEEMKMNIRPLLRLVCTRFLGDMCGLVDMCVAHVPSPQSHAPVKVQHVYTGPIDSPLAQDMVNCDPDGRLMIHSTKMYPTEDCTLFVVLGRVMSGTLEAGQRVRVLGEAYSRTDEEDSRVLTVGRLWISEARYSIELNRVPAGNWVLIEGIDRPIVKTSTITDLNSSDDLHIFRPLKFNTQSVIKIAVEPVNPSELPKMLDGLRKVNKSYPLLGTRVEESGEHVVLGTGELYLDCAMHDLRRMYSEIDIKVADPVVAFAETVVETSSLKCFAETPNKRNKLTMIAEPLERGLAEDIEAEHVKITWNKKRLGEFFQTKYDWDLLAARSIWAFGPDATGPNILVDDTLPSEVDKTLLNSARDAIIQGFQWGTREGPLCEEPIRNVKFKILDAVIAQEPLHRGGGQIIPTARRVAYSAFLMATPRLMEPYLFVEVQAPADCVSAVYTVLAKRRGHVTQDAPVPGSPLYTIKAFIPAIDSFGFETDLRTHTQGQAFCLSVFHHWQIVPGDPLDKSITIRPLEPQPATHLAREFMLKTRRRKGLSEDVSINKFFDDPMLLELARQDVLLNYPL, via the exons ATGGACGCCGATCTTTATGACGAATTTGGCAATTATATCGGCCCCGATTTGGCCTCCGACAGCGAAGACGAAAACGAGTATGGGAACGCCGGGGACGATGCCGACGACAGGGAGCGCTCCGACGAGGAAATGGAGGAAGACAAAGATGAGTCTAGGGAGCAAAATGACCAGGGCAACTCCATGGCAGTGGTGCTGCACGAAGACAAAAGATATTACCCTAGTGCATTGGAAGTGTACGGACCAGAG GTAGAAACATTAGTACAAGAAGAGGATGCCCAGCCATTAGATAAACCACTGATAGCACCAACTAGGAAGCCAAAGTTTCAGATCAAGCAGCAACAACTTCCAGAAACTACGTATAGTATAGAATTCTTAGCAGACATGATGGATGCACCCCATTTAATTAGGAATGTTGTTCTGCTTGGTCACTTGCATCATGGAAAAACTACTCTAGTCGATTGTTTAGTGAGGCAAACCCACCCCTATCTCCACAGTGTAACGGACGAAAAGCCTTTGAG GTACACAGACACTCTATTCACGGAGCAGCAGCGAGGAGTATCAACCAAAGCGGCACCTGTAACTCTATTGTTACAGGACGTGAAGTCGAAATCTTATCTATTAAACATATTTGATACCCCGGGCCACGTGAACTTTTCCGACGAGGCGACAGCCGCGATACGTTTATCTGACGGCGCAATCCTAATCGTGGACGCCGCAGAAGGTGTCATGTTGAACACAGAGCGGCTTCTGAAGCACGCGCTTCAAGAAAAGCTTGCGTTAACTGTCTGTATAAACAAGATAGACCGTTTGATCTTGGAGTTAAAACTGCCTCCGTTAGACGCGTACTACAAATTACGGCACATTATCGAGGAGATAAATGGATTGATCGCCCTCTACTCGGATAACGAGAACCCGTCCTTCGTATCGCCTGCAATTGGCAACGTGTGTTTTGCAAGCTCCGAATACAACGTCTGTTTCACCCTGAAATCCTTCGCCGCCTTGTACGCAAAGACTCATCCAGGGTTGAACTCCAACGAGTTCGCGAAGAGACTATGGGGTGACATATACTTTAATTCCAAGACTCGGAAGTTCACCAAGAAACCTCCGCACAATACCGCTCAGCGTAGCTTCATTGAGTTTATCTTGGAGCCGCTGTACAAGATCTTCGCCCAGGTTGTCGGCGACGTGGACACTACCTTGCCAGATG TACTAGACGAACTGGGAATCAGATTGACTTCAGAGGAGATGAAGATGAACATCAGACCTTTATTGAGATTAGTCTGCACCAGGTTTCTGGGAGACATGTGTGGATTGGTCGACATGTGCGTAGCTCACGTGCCCAGCCCCCAATCTCACGCACCAGTAAAGGTGCAGCACGTGTACACAGGACCTATAGACTCTCCTCTCGCACAGGACATGGTTAACTGTGATCCCGAT GGCAGGTTGATGATTCACAGCACGAAAATGTATCCTACCGAAGACTGCACGCTGTTCGTAGTCCTCGGGAGGGTGATGTCCGGTACTTTAGAGGCAGGACAACGCGTCCGCGTACTTGGTGAAGCCTATTCCCGCACCGATGAAGAGGACTCGCGAGTTCTCACTGTTGGAAGGTTATGGATCAGCGAGGCACGCTACTCTATCGAACTAAACAGGGTTCCAGCGGGCAACTGGGTTCTGATCGAGGGTATCGATCGACCAATAGTGAAGACGAGCACGATCACCGATTTGAACAGCTCGGACGACCTCCACATATTCCGGCCGCTGAAGTTCAACACCCAGAGCGTGATCAAGATCGCAGTAGAGCCTGTGAATCCCTCGGAACTGCCAAAGATGTTGGACGGTCTGAGAAAGGTGAACAAAAGCTACCCTCTGTTGGGTACTAGGGTTGAGGAGAGCGGTGAACACGTGGTTCTGGGAACAGGCGAACTGTACTTGGACTGCGCCATGCATGATCTTCGTCGCATGTACTCCGAGATCGATATCAAAGTGGCCGATCCTGTCGTCGCCTTCGCTGAAACGGTGGTGGAGACCAGTTCGTTGAAGTGTTTCGCGGAGACACCGAACAAGCGCAATAAATTGACGATGATCGCTGAACCTCTGGAGAGAGGATTGGCCGAGGACATAGAGGCGGAGCACGTTAAAATCACGTGGAACAA GAAGCGGCTGGGAGAGTTCTTCCAGACGAAGTACGATTGGGACTTGCTGGCTGCGAGAAGTATATGGGCCTTCGGACCCGACGCCACAGGCCCGAACATTCTAGTCGACGACACGCTGCCGTCGGAAGTGGACAAGACGCTGCTGAACAGTGCTCGGGACGCCATCATTCAAGGCTTCCAATGGGGCACCAGAGAAGGCCCCCTTTGCGAGGAGCCTATCCGGAACGTGAAGTTCAAGATCTTGGATGCTGTGATCGCCCAGGAGCCTCTGCATCGAGGAG GTGGTCAGATCATTCCAACTGCAAGGAGAGTAGCCTACTCGGCGTTCTTGATGGCAACGCCCAGATTAATGGAACCGTACTTGTTCGTCGAGGTGCAAGCACCCGCGGATTGCGTGTCGGCCGTTTACACGGTGCTGGCCAAAAGAAGAGGCCACGTCACCCAAGACGCCCCCGTGCCTGGAAGTCCTTTGTACACCATCAAGGCGTTCATCCCAGCGATCGATAGCTTCGGGTTCGAGACCGATCTCAGGACGCACACACAGGGACAGGCGTTCTGCTTGTCGGTATTCCACCATTGGCAAATCGTACCTGGCGATCCCCTGGATAAAAGCATCACGATTCGACCGCTCGAGCCTCAACCGGCTACACATCTGGCCAGAGAATTTATGCTGAAAACACGGAGGCGGAAGGGTCTGTCCGAGGACGTGTCCATTAACAAATTCTTCGACGATCCTATGTTGCTCGAGCTGGCTAGGCAGGATGTACTTTTGAATTATCCACTATAA